The following is a genomic window from Pseudomonas parafulva.
ATCGGCATTGCCGGCCTTCTCGGCGCCCATGGGGGTGAGCGTGGACCCGAGCTTGGCCGCTTCGTCGGCGGACACCGCCGCCATGACACTGCCCGCCAGCAGGGACACACCCAGCACACCGGCCTTGAGCAGACTTGTGGTCATCGTCATCGTCGTCATCCTGAATCTGAGTGCTTAGAAGTTCACGCCGAAGCTGAGGGCGACGAAGTCGCGGTCATCCACGGTGCTGTACTTGCCGTCGAAGAAGTTGGTGTAGGAGAGGCTCGCCGTGTAGGTGTTCTGGTACTCGGCGTCCACGCCCAGGCTGATCGCCTTGCGCCCTTCCTCGAAGTTGCCGCCCGGACCCGGCGAGTAGCCGGACACGTCGTGGGACCAGGCCACGTTGGGCTTGAGGTTAACCCCGGCGAACACGTCGTTGTAGTCCCAGATCACCCGGGCGCGGTAGCCCCAGGACGTGCTGGTGGTGTAGCCGTCGTTCTCGCACTTGCGGTTCAGGTTGGCGGTGGAGGCCCCAGCACCGGCGCCGGCGATGGTGCTGGCGTTGAGCGCCTGGCAGGTATTGGCGCCGCCGGTGGCCGGCAGCGGCCCTGGGCCGAACACCGGGTCGCGACCGTAGCGGGTGTCGTAGGCACTCTCCAGGCCGCCCACATGGGTCACGCCCAACTCGCCGACCACGGTCATGCGGCTGGCGCCCATCACCTGATCGAAGAAGTGCGTCAGGGTGGTCTGGAACTGGGTGATCTCCTTGCGCTGGTAGCCGTGCAGGTCCTGGCCAGGCGTGCCGTTGAGCAGCGAGGCGTTGGCCAGCGCGCCGCCCAGCGGGCGTACGCCGGCGAACAGGATGTCGGTGGTGTTCAACTGCACCGGGGCGTTGGGCCGGTAGCTGATCTCGCCGCTCCAGGCCGTGCCGGTGGGCAAGGTGGTGGAGAAGCTCAGGCCGTACAGGCGAATGTCCTCGGGGTACTCGACGAAGTACTTCGAGTTGCCGGCGACGATCAACGGCGCCAGCGGACGCAGGCTGGCCGGCAGCGACGGGATGGCGGCGAACACGCCCGGCGGTGCACCGGTGGCGCTGAAGATCGGCGCGCGGCTGTGGTAGTTCATGAAGTAGGCGCCGAACTCGGTGTCCAGCGGCTCGAACATGTAGCGCATGGCCACGCCGAACTGGCCGCTGTCGCGCGCGTCGCGGTCACCGCCACGGCGCACCATCACCCCTTCCTGGTTGATGTTCACGCCGCGGGTGGCGAGGAACTGCTGGGCGGCGGCCGGCACCGTGCGGCTGCTGTTGAGCACGCGCAGGTTGTCGTTGCAGCCGTCGGAGATGATGTCCGGCTGGGAGAAGAAGGTGCCGCAGTTATCGGTGACGGTCTGGTCCCATTCGAGCTGGTAGAAGGCTTCGGCCGACAGGTTGTCGGTCAGGCTCTGGGACACGTAGAACATGTTGACCGGGATCAGGCCTTCCTTGATCTCGGCGCCAGGGCGGCGGAAGGCAGCGACGTCGATCGGGTTGATCGAGTTGATACCACCGCCGATGAAGGTGCTCTCGCCCCAGCTCACCACTTGCTTGCCCAGGCGCACGGAGCCGGGCATGTCGCCGATGGAGTAGTTGTGATAGACGAACGCATCGAGCAGTTGCGCCCCCGAGGACTTGGCCCCGGACTTGCGCCCTGAATCGCTGATGTTCTTGAACTCGCGGTTTTCATCCTTGAGCTCGAAGTCGTACCAGTACTTGCCGCGCACGAACACGCCGGTGTCGCCGTACTTGAGCTCGAGGTCGTGGATGCCCTTGAAGATCTTGGAGAAGGTCTCGCCCTTCTTGAAGTTCAAGTGACCGTCGTCGGAGGTCTGCGACAGCCCCTTGCCGCCATTGTTGACGCCGATCAGGTTGCGGTTGGGGTTGGCCGTGGACCAACTGGCCCCAACGGAGAGCGACGAATCGAACTGACCTTCGATTTCCCCGATGTTGAAACTCACAGCGAAAGCAGGACTGGCCAGCGTGGAAGCGAGACTGACGGCCAAGGGCAGCTTGGCCCGACGCCAAAGCGGGTTTGCAGATGTCATCGACGCTACTCCATGTACATTTTTGTTATGGCAACGAGTGCTTGCAGAAACGACCCCGGCACCTGAACGGCAGATGCACCGGCAGGTGGCGCGCAGGGCGTGCCCCTCCCCATTCCTGACAATCCCCTGAACCGACTATAGCCAGCGCCCGACAACGCTTGATCCCTCTAAAGTGTGATTTGCGTCGTGTCGCCGGCGGCAATTGCAATTTGCCACCGTATTCGCTGGCCGTGCTGAAGCATGGCTGAAATTCCGCGTTTGACAAGCCGCGATGGCTCTAACTCGCCACTCGGACTGTCTGGCTCGGTCGTTACAAGGTCGACAGGAAGGCGCTGTTGCTGGCCTGCCACTGACCGATCTCCACGCGGATGCGCTTCTTGTCCAGTTTGCCGACGCTGGTCTTGGGAATTTCAGTAACAACGGCGATCTGGCTAGGGATGGCCCACTTGTTGATGTGCCCCAGCTCGACGAACGGCTTGAGGTGTTCCTTGAGCGCCTTGGCGTCCAGTTGTCGATCCGGGTGCACCACCAGCAGCGCGAACGGCCGCTCGCCCCACTGCGGGTCGGGCACGCCGACCACCGCCACCTCGCGCACCGCCTCGTGACGGCTGATCAGGTCTTCCAGGTCCAGGGACGAGAGCCATTCGCCGCCGGTCTTGATCACGTCCTTGATACGGTCGCGGATGTCGATGAAGCCCATGCTGTCGAGGGTGGCCACGTCGCCGGTGTGCAGCCAACCGCCGCGCCACAGCTCGGCGCTCTTGTCCGCCTCTTGGTAATAGCCCTGGGTCAGCCACGGCGCGCGCAGCACCAGCTCGCCCTGGGACTCGCCGTCGTTGGGCAGGAAGCGGCCGTGTTCGTCGATGATCGCCGCCTCCACCATCGGCACCGGCACCCCCGCCTTGATGCGGTAGCTGACGCGCTCGTCCTCGCTGCCAGCCAGCAGTTCGTCGTTCAGGTGCGCACAGGAAATCAGCGGGCAGGTCTCGGACATGCCATAGGCCGCCGTGAGCTGAATGCCACGGGCCTGCGCGGCCTGGTACAGGGCGCGGTTGAGCGCGCTGCCGCCGATGATGATTTTCCAGCCGCCGAAGTCCTGGCCCTTGGCCGTGGGGCAGTTGAGCAGCATCTGCAGGATGGTCGGCACGCAGTGGGAGAACGTGACCTGTTCCTCGCGCCACAGCCGAATCAGCATGTCCGGCTCGTAGCGTCCGGGATACACCTGCTTGATGCCCATCAGCGTGGCCACGTAGGGAATGCCCCAGGCGTGCACGTGGAACATCGGCGTGATCGGCATGTACACGTCGCTGCTGCTGAGCAGGCGCACGCTGTCGTCGCCGCCGAGCACCGCCGCTTCGGCCAGGGTGTGCAGCACCAGTTGGCGGTGGGTGAAGTACACGCCCTTGGGGTTGCCCGTGGTGCCGGTGGTGTAGAAGGTGGTGGCCACCGAGTTTTCGTCGAAGTCGGGGAAGTCGTAGCGAGGGCTGGCGCCGGCGAGCAGCTGTTCGTATTCGCCGACCAGGTTCGGCAGCTCGGCGCTGCGCTCGGGGCCGTCGGTGATCAGCAGGGTCTTGTCGACCGTGGTCAATTGCCCGGCGATGCCCTGATAGAGCGCGACGAAATCGCTGTTGACCAGCACGAAGCGGTCTTCGGCGTGGTTCATGGTGTAGAGGATCTGCTCCGGCGACAGGCGCACGTTGATAGTGTGCACCACCGCGCCGATCATCGGGATGGCGAACATGCATTCGAGGTAGCGATGGCTGTCCCAGTCCATCACCGCCACGGTGTCGCCGGCCTTGACCCCAGCCTCGGTGAGCACGTTGGCCAGCCGCGCGATGCGCTCGCCCAGTTCGCGGTAGCTCAGGCGCACCTGGTCGCGGTAGACGATCTCGCGGGTTTTCTCGTAGCGCCCGCCCGACAGCAGCAAGCGCTTGATCAACAACGGATAGGCGTAGGCGCCCTCGGTGGGTTCGAGAATTCGGGTCTGCAGCATGATTGTCCCTTTTCTGAAAATGCGTGCCGAAGTGTCAAGGCGCTACTGTAGAGCGGCCAGGCGCCGGTCAAATCAGCCGAAGGAATGATTCGCGCCTGGCACGCAGTGCCTGCGGGTAACACCGGTCGGAGCATCAAGCGCTTGACTCGACCACCTGTGAACCAACGACGAAGAATGACCAGCCATTAGGCATAGCGCATAGGGCAGCGTTTGCTGCATATTTTTGTTACGAGGCCGTGCAGTCGCGGCCTTGTCTCGTTTTCCACAGGAGTCGCAATGACCACCAGCCGACACGCCGTTTTTCTCGACCACGACTCGCTCGACCTGGGCGACCTGGACCTCGCCGTCCTGCGCGAATGCTTCGATGAGCTGACCTTGCACGGCTCGACTTCGGCCGATCAGGTGAACGAACGCCTGCGCGGCGCCAGCGTGGCGATCAGCAACAAGGTGCTGCTCGACGCCGAGGTGCTGGCTGCCAATCCACAGCTGAAGTTGATTCTCGTGGCCGCCACCGGCACCAACAACGTCGACCTCGCGGCGGCACGCGCCCAGGGCATCACCGTGTGCAACTGCCAGGGCTACGGCACGCCGTCGGTGGCCCAGCACACGCTGGCGCTGTTGCTGGCCCTGGCGACTCGCTTGTGCGATTACCACCGGGCAGTGCAGGACGGCGCCTGGGCCAAGGCCAGCCAGTTCTGCCTACTGGATTTCCCCATCGTCGAATTGCAGGGCAAGACCCTCGGCCTGCTCGGCCATGGCGAGCTGGGCGGCGCCGTGGCCAAGCTGGCCGAAGCGTTCGGCATGCGCGTGCTCAGCGGGCAGATTCCCGGCCGCCCGGCGCGCGCCGAGCGCCTGGCACTGGACGAACTGCTGCCGCAGGTTGACGCCCTGACCCTGCATTGCCCGCTGAACGAGCAGACCCGCCATATGCTCGGCGCCCGCGAATTGGCATTGCTCAAGCCGGGGGCGCTGGTGGTCAATACCGCACGTGGCGGGTTGATCGACGAGCAGGCGCTGGCCGACGCGCTGCGCAACGGGCATCTGGGCGGCGCGGCGACCGATGTGCTCAGCGTGGAACCGCCGGTGCACGGCAATCCGCTGCTGGCAGCGGACATCCCGCGCTTGATCGTCACCCCGCACAGCGCCTGGGGCGCGGTGGAATCACGCCAGCGCATCGTCGGGCAATTGGCCGAGAACGCCCAGGCGTTCTTCGCGGGACAGCCACGACGGGTGGTGGGTTGACGGGGCCGGTAGCAACGGCCATGCACGGCTCCGGTTATAGCGCCAATGGCCGCGGCGAAGCTGATCACCTGGGGGCGCGCCGCGGTCCGCTCGCGGCGCGGCGCTTGCCAAGTGATACACTTCGCGCTTTTTTCAGGAGACGTCCGACATGGACCCGCGCAGTGAAGTGTTGCTCCGCCAGGCGGACCTGTTCCAAGGCCCGCTGCTGATCGCCGGAGCCGCCGCCGATGGCCTGCTGGGGCAACTGCCGCAGGCCCAGGCCTGGACCTGGCATGCGGGGGATCACGGGTTGCTGCAACAGCGCTTCGCCGGTCGCAGCCACTTCGGCGTGGACGTTCCCGAAGTGGCCTTCGACGCCGCCGTGCTGTGCCTGCCCAAGTCGCGCGAGCTGGCCGCCTATCTGCTCAACGCACTGGCCGCGCGCCTGGCCGGACGCAGCCTGTACCTGGTGGGGGAAAAGCGCGGTGGCATCGAGGGCGCGGCCAAGCTGTTGCAGGCGTTCGGCAAGCCGCGCAAGCTCGACAGCGCCCGCCACTGCCAACTGTGGCAGGTGACGGTGGACCACGCCCCCGAGGCTACGCCGCTGGACAGCCTGGCCCAGCGCTTCGAGCTGGCGCTGGACGATGGCCCACTGCAGGTGATCAGCCTGCCCGGCGTGTTCAGCCATGGGCGCCTGGATCGCGGCACCGCCCTGCTGCTGCAGCACCTGGAGCACCTGCCGGTGGGCCATGTGCTGGACTTCGGCTGCGGTGCCGGTGTGCTGGGCGCCACCCTCAAGCGCCGCTACCCGCAAAGCCAGGTGACCCTGCTCGACGTCGATGCCTTCGCCGTCGCGGCCAGTCGCCTGACCTTGGCCGCGAACGGCCTGCAGGGCGAGGTCATCAGCGGCGACGGCATCGACGCCGCCCCCGATGAACTGAGCGCGATCGTCAGCAATCCGCCGTTCCACACCGGGGTTCACACTGACTATCAGGCCTCGGAAAACCTGCTGCTAAAATCGGCTAAAAAGCTGGTAAAAGGCGGAGAAATGCGGATTGTCGCCAACAGCTTCCTGCGCTATCAACCGCTCATCCAACAGGCTTTGGGCAACTGCGAAACGCGCGCCGAAGGGGACGGTTTCCGAATTTATCGGGCCATTCGCGGCTAGAAAAAAAGCGCTTGCCGAAACCGAATCGGCTAGGCAGAATCCGCTCCGTCCTAGGGGAGTAGTCTCCCGCAAGCGTCCTCAGCTTGCCCGGCACGCGTCAACACACTTGGCCCACAGGCCATGGCGCGTGCGACCTCACGGCTCACACAGATGAGCCCAGGGTTTGACAAGACCTATGACACGCACACCTTACCCGGGGCGGGAAGGCTGTACGTGTCATAGCCGTGTCGACCCGCCCCCGTAGGAAGCCTGATGCTCGAATCCCTGCTCGTCCCCACCGCCATCGTTGCGCTCGCCGAAATCGGCGACAAGACGCAACTGCTCGCGCTCATTCTCGCCGCCCGTTTCCGCAAGCCCTGGCCGATCATCGCCGGTATCGTCGCCGCGACCTTGGCCAACCATGCGGCCGCCGGTGCGGTCGGCGCCTGGGTCAGCGGTTTCTTCACCGAAAGCGTGCTGCACTGGATCCTCGCCGCGAGCTTCACCGCCACAGCCCTGTGGACCCTGGTGCCGGACAAGATGGACGACGACGAGAGCAGCAACGCGCGGCGCTTCGGGCCGTTCCTGACCACGTTGATCGCGTTCTTCCTGGCCGAGATCGGCGACAAGACCCAGGTCGCCACGGTGATGCTGGCCGCGCAGTACCCGCACCTGATCCTGGTGATCGTGGGCACCACGCTGGGCATGCTGATCGCCAACGTGCCGGTGGTGCTGGCCGGCAACTTCGCCGCCGACAAACTGCCCCTGACCCTGATCCGCCGCCTGGCCGCCGCCGCCTTCTTCGTCCTGGCCGCCGTCGCCGTCTACTCGGCCATGAAAACCAGCGGTTGGGTGTAGGGCAGCGGCAAGCGGCAAGCTTCAAGCGGCAAGAAGGTGCGGCGCGGCTTGACTTGCAGCTTGCAGCTTGAAGCTCGTAGCTGCTACTTAGCCGCCTGTTGATACAAGGGCATGACTTTGGGAATGGCTGCTTGCAGGGAGGCGATGCGGCTGCTCGAGGCGGGGTGAGTGCTCATGAACTCGGGCGGGGCGCCTTCGGAGGCCTTGCTCATCTTGTTCCACAACGTGATCGCCGCGTTCGGGTCATAACCGGCGCGGGCCGACAGCTCGAGACCGATCAGGTCGGCTTCGTTCTCGTTGGCGCGGCTGTTGGGCAAGGTCATGGCGTAGTTCACCACGGTGTCGGCCAGCGCCATGCTGTCCTGGCCCAGGCCGAAGATGGCACCGGCGCCCTGGCGCGCCATGTTGATGCCGTAGGCCTTGGACATGGCTTCACGGCCATGCTCGCGCAGGGCGTGGGCGATTTCATGGCCCATCACCGCCGCCAGTTCGGCATCGGTGAGCTTGAGCTGATCGATCAGGCCGGTGTAGACGATGATCTTGCCGCCAGGGCCGCAGTTGGCGTTGAGCTCATCGCTCTTGATCACGTTGACTTCCCACTTCCATTGCGCCGCATCCGGGCGGAACTTGGGCGCCTGGGCGATCAGGCGGTCGGCGATCAACTGCACGCGCCGTGCGTCATTGCTGGTCTTGTCCAGCACGCCTTTGCTCGAGGCTTCGCCGAGGGTCTGCTGGTACGACTGGGCGTACATCTGGTTCACCTCGTCGGTGGACAGCATGCTGAACATGTACTGCTTGCGCTCCACGCCCACCGCACCGCCGCTGGTGGTGTTGACCGCCTGGCAGCCGCCCAGCAGGATGCTGGCACTCAACAGGCTGACCACGAATGACTTACGCATGAAAAGACTCCCTCTTTTTACATGCCGCGTATCCTAGGCCCAGTCATGCGCCCCTGCCAGAGGTGCGTCGAAGATTTCTGACAACCGTCCTCATGCTTTGCCCAGCCCACGCCGATAACCCAGGACAACGACCTCCTGGCGTGGAGCTTTTCGATCATGAAGTTCAAGTCGATCCAGTTTTCCGTGGCGGCGCTGGCCGGTGCCATCGTGTTGAGCATCGTCGCCGCCCTGGTGCTCTACGCCGTGTACGCAGGAGCGCGCACCCAGGCCCTGGTACAGCAGCGCACCCAGCAGCAGTTCGAGGCGGTCATCGAACAGCGCCTGTCGGCGCTGGCGCGCACCCAGGTCAGCGAAATCCAGCGCGGCCTGGAAGCGCCGCTGCTGATCAGCCGCAGCCTGGCCACGCTCAACGGCCTGCTCGGCGCACAGGATGCCGATGGCAAACCGCTGATGCAGATCGACCGCGCCTACCTGAGCAACCTGCTCAGGCGCACCGTCGAGGACAACCCCAGCGTGCTCGGCGCCTACCTGGGCTGGGAACCCAACGCCCTGGACCACGCCGACGTCAACGGCGAGCGCTTCCTGCCCTGGTGGTTCCGCAACGCCGACGGCAGCCTCGGCCAGGATCGCCTGGTCGACGTCAACGATCAGACCATCCTGGCCACCGGCGTGCGCGCCAGCGAGTACTACCTGTGCCCCAAGGAAACCAAGAAGGCCTGCGTGATCGATCCCGCGCCTTACAAGGTGGGCGACAAGACAGTGATGCTCGCCTCGTTCGTCGAACCGATCATGCTCAACGGCCAATTCCAGGGCATCGCCGGGGCCGACCTGTCGGTGGACTTCATCCAGGACTTGCTCAACGCCGCCGACCGCCAACTCTATGATGGCGCCGGCGAACTGGCCCTGGTGTCGAGCAACGGTCGCCTGGTGGCATACACCAAAGACCCGTCCAAGTTCGGCGAAAAAGCCAGTGACGTGCTGGATTCGGCCGAGTCGGCCGCACTGGCCAGCAGCAATGGCGATGCGCTGCACTATCAACTCGACCGAGACAAGGACCGTATCGAGCTGTACCTGCCGTTCAAAGTGGCCAACACCGATGCGCGCTGGGTGCTGCTGCTACAACTGCCGCTGAGCACGGTGATGGCCGATGTCACGCAATTGCAGAAAGACCTCGGCGAGCAGCGCCGCACCGATATCTTCGGCATGACTGCGGTCGGCCTGGGCATCGCCGTGCTCGGCCTGCTGGTGATCGGGCTGCTGGCCCACGGCATCGCTCGTCCGCTGAAGCAGATGGTGGCCATGCTCGACGATATCGCCCAGGGCGAAGGCGACCTCACCCGCCGCCTGCACAGCGACCGCGCCGACGAACTGGGCGCCATCGCCAGCGGCTTCAACACCTTCCTGGCCAAGCTCCAGGCGATGATCAGCCAAGTGGTGAGTTCGGTGCAGAAGGTCAGCGACTCCTCGGAGCACACCGCCGACATCGCCATTCGCACCAACCAGGGCGTGCACAAGCAGATGGCCGAAATCGACCAGGTGGCCACTGCCGTGCAGGAAATGACCGCCACCGCCCAGGACGTGGCGCGCAACGCCACCCAAGCTGCCCAGGCCGCCAGCAACGCCGACCAGGCCGCCAACCAGGGCATGCAGATCGTGCATGACGCCTCGCAGTCCATCAGCAGCCTGGCCAGCGAAATCGGCCGCGCGGTGACCGTGGTGCAGACCCTGGCCCGCGACAGCGAGAACATCAACACCATCCTGGTGACCATCCGCGCCATCGCCGAGCAGACCAACCTGCTGGCGCTCAACGCCGCCATCGAGGCCGCCCGTGCCGGCGAGCAGGGTCGAGGCTTCGCGGTGGTCGCCGACGAGGTGCGCAACCTGGCGCAGAAGACCCAACAGGCGACCCAGGAAATTCAGCAGATGATCCAGCAACTGCAGCAGGGCACCCGCGACGTGGTCAAGGTCATGGAAGACAGCCAGGGCAAGACCGACGACAGCGTGCAGCAGGCCAATCGCGCGGCGCTGGCGCTGGAGAGCATCACCCAGGCGGTGTCGGTGATCAACGACATGAATACGCAGATCGCCAGTGCTGCCGAGCAGCAGAGCGCGGTGGCCGAGGACATCAACCGCAACGTCACCAACATCGGCCAGGTGGCCAGCGAGGTGGCCGGCGGCGCCGACGAGTCGAGCCAGGCCAGCGCCGAGTTGACCCAACTAGCCGAACAGCAGCGGCGCCTGATCAATCAGTTCAGGGTGTGACCGGCAAAGCGCGCTGGGCTCAGGCCGGCGTCAAGCACTGCGGTCCATCGAGCTGCGGGTCGTTGACCAGAGGCGCCAGCGCCCGCTCGCGCAAGCTCGCCGGCGGGCTGGCCAGCAGTTCATGCAGGCGCGCCTTCGGCGTCTGCGGATCCAGCCAGGCGGCCTGGCCTGCCTCGTCGAGAATCAACGGCCGACGCTGGTTCATGGCCGCCTGGGTGACCACGGCACAACTGAGCCAGACCTGCTCCTGCACCGGATACGCCTCCCACACCGCCGCGTAGAACAGCGAGGCGCCCTCCCCGGGCGTCACCCAGTACGGCCGCTTGCGCGCCGTGCCGCGCCATTCGTAGAAACCGTTGGCTGGCATCAGGCAACGGCGTAGGCGAAAAGCCTCGCGAAACATCGGCTGTTCGGCCAGGGTTTCGGCGCGGGCATGGGCGGGGGTGCGCGACAGGTCGGTGAGCCACGGCGGCGTCAGCCCCCAGCGCGCCCTGGCCAGCTGCAACTGGTCGTCGATCTGGCGCTGGATCAACACCGAGGCACCGGGCGAGATGTTCCATTGCGCCTGCTGGTCGACGGGAAACCCCGGCAGGGCGGCGAAGGCCTGGGACCAGCGAAACAGGGCGTAGCGTCCACACATAAGACAGGCAAACCTAGCAGATCAAGGTGCCGGGACAGGCGTCGGGCTCGTCACCGGCAAGGGGCTGAGCGGCATTGTACGCATCGATCAACTGCCGTGCGTACCCCGCCTGCTCGTCGTCCACCGCCAGGGCCAACAGCCCCTGCAGCGGCAGGTCACCCATCGCGCCGACCAGATCGGCGCCAATCAGGTGCACGGCAATGCCCTCGCTGGCCAGCATGCCCACCAGCATCTGCGCCTCGATCAGGCTTTCCGGCTCGTAGATTCTGCGCATCAGGCATCGTCCTCACGGCGCACCTCGAGCAACCATTCGTCATCGTGCACCTGCAAAATGCACACGATCGGCCGGCAACAGACCTGGCAGTCCTCGGTGTAGTGCTGATCGCCGGCAGAAATGTCGACGGTGGTTTCGACGCGTTCGCCGCAGTAGGGACAGTCATAGAAGTCGATTTCGAGCATCGGGGGCCTGCGCGGTGACTTATGCGTATAATTGCCGGTCTGTTTACGGGGTCCGTGTGTGTCCGAGCCGTTTTCTCGGCCCCGCCCCTACTTTATTACTCTAGCCGTTTCCAACAAGAGAGCATGATGGGCGCATTCGATGCCATCCGACCCTACGACGACGCTGAAGTCCCTGCCGTTCTGGCACGCCTGCTCAGCGACCCGGCATTCCTCGATATCCTCACCCACTTTCGCTTCCCGCGCCTGGCCGGCGCCTTCGGCTGGCTGCTCAAGCCGCTGATCGCGCGCCGCCTGCGCAAGGAATTCGCCGGCGTGAGCAGCGTCGCGACGCTGCAGGACAAGGTCGA
Proteins encoded in this region:
- a CDS encoding DUF1302 domain-containing protein; amino-acid sequence: MTSANPLWRRAKLPLAVSLASTLASPAFAVSFNIGEIEGQFDSSLSVGASWSTANPNRNLIGVNNGGKGLSQTSDDGHLNFKKGETFSKIFKGIHDLELKYGDTGVFVRGKYWYDFELKDENREFKNISDSGRKSGAKSSGAQLLDAFVYHNYSIGDMPGSVRLGKQVVSWGESTFIGGGINSINPIDVAAFRRPGAEIKEGLIPVNMFYVSQSLTDNLSAEAFYQLEWDQTVTDNCGTFFSQPDIISDGCNDNLRVLNSSRTVPAAAQQFLATRGVNINQEGVMVRRGGDRDARDSGQFGVAMRYMFEPLDTEFGAYFMNYHSRAPIFSATGAPPGVFAAIPSLPASLRPLAPLIVAGNSKYFVEYPEDIRLYGLSFSTTLPTGTAWSGEISYRPNAPVQLNTTDILFAGVRPLGGALANASLLNGTPGQDLHGYQRKEITQFQTTLTHFFDQVMGASRMTVVGELGVTHVGGLESAYDTRYGRDPVFGPGPLPATGGANTCQALNASTIAGAGAGASTANLNRKCENDGYTTSTSWGYRARVIWDYNDVFAGVNLKPNVAWSHDVSGYSPGPGGNFEEGRKAISLGVDAEYQNTYTASLSYTNFFDGKYSTVDDRDFVALSFGVNF
- a CDS encoding fatty acid--CoA ligase, with translation MLQTRILEPTEGAYAYPLLIKRLLLSGGRYEKTREIVYRDQVRLSYRELGERIARLANVLTEAGVKAGDTVAVMDWDSHRYLECMFAIPMIGAVVHTINVRLSPEQILYTMNHAEDRFVLVNSDFVALYQGIAGQLTTVDKTLLITDGPERSAELPNLVGEYEQLLAGASPRYDFPDFDENSVATTFYTTGTTGNPKGVYFTHRQLVLHTLAEAAVLGGDDSVRLLSSSDVYMPITPMFHVHAWGIPYVATLMGIKQVYPGRYEPDMLIRLWREEQVTFSHCVPTILQMLLNCPTAKGQDFGGWKIIIGGSALNRALYQAAQARGIQLTAAYGMSETCPLISCAHLNDELLAGSEDERVSYRIKAGVPVPMVEAAIIDEHGRFLPNDGESQGELVLRAPWLTQGYYQEADKSAELWRGGWLHTGDVATLDSMGFIDIRDRIKDVIKTGGEWLSSLDLEDLISRHEAVREVAVVGVPDPQWGERPFALLVVHPDRQLDAKALKEHLKPFVELGHINKWAIPSQIAVVTEIPKTSVGKLDKKRIRVEIGQWQASNSAFLSTL
- a CDS encoding 2-hydroxyacid dehydrogenase; amino-acid sequence: MTTSRHAVFLDHDSLDLGDLDLAVLRECFDELTLHGSTSADQVNERLRGASVAISNKVLLDAEVLAANPQLKLILVAATGTNNVDLAAARAQGITVCNCQGYGTPSVAQHTLALLLALATRLCDYHRAVQDGAWAKASQFCLLDFPIVELQGKTLGLLGHGELGGAVAKLAEAFGMRVLSGQIPGRPARAERLALDELLPQVDALTLHCPLNEQTRHMLGARELALLKPGALVVNTARGGLIDEQALADALRNGHLGGAATDVLSVEPPVHGNPLLAADIPRLIVTPHSAWGAVESRQRIVGQLAENAQAFFAGQPRRVVG
- a CDS encoding class I SAM-dependent methyltransferase, which translates into the protein MDPRSEVLLRQADLFQGPLLIAGAAADGLLGQLPQAQAWTWHAGDHGLLQQRFAGRSHFGVDVPEVAFDAAVLCLPKSRELAAYLLNALAARLAGRSLYLVGEKRGGIEGAAKLLQAFGKPRKLDSARHCQLWQVTVDHAPEATPLDSLAQRFELALDDGPLQVISLPGVFSHGRLDRGTALLLQHLEHLPVGHVLDFGCGAGVLGATLKRRYPQSQVTLLDVDAFAVAASRLTLAANGLQGEVISGDGIDAAPDELSAIVSNPPFHTGVHTDYQASENLLLKSAKKLVKGGEMRIVANSFLRYQPLIQQALGNCETRAEGDGFRIYRAIRG
- a CDS encoding TMEM165/GDT1 family protein; translated protein: MLESLLVPTAIVALAEIGDKTQLLALILAARFRKPWPIIAGIVAATLANHAAAGAVGAWVSGFFTESVLHWILAASFTATALWTLVPDKMDDDESSNARRFGPFLTTLIAFFLAEIGDKTQVATVMLAAQYPHLILVIVGTTLGMLIANVPVVLAGNFAADKLPLTLIRRLAAAAFFVLAAVAVYSAMKTSGWV
- a CDS encoding M48 family metallopeptidase; the protein is MRKSFVVSLLSASILLGGCQAVNTTSGGAVGVERKQYMFSMLSTDEVNQMYAQSYQQTLGEASSKGVLDKTSNDARRVQLIADRLIAQAPKFRPDAAQWKWEVNVIKSDELNANCGPGGKIIVYTGLIDQLKLTDAELAAVMGHEIAHALREHGREAMSKAYGINMARQGAGAIFGLGQDSMALADTVVNYAMTLPNSRANENEADLIGLELSARAGYDPNAAITLWNKMSKASEGAPPEFMSTHPASSSRIASLQAAIPKVMPLYQQAAK
- a CDS encoding methyl-accepting chemotaxis protein, producing MAEIDQVATAVQEMTATAQDVARNATQAAQAASNADQAANQGMQIVHDASQSISSLASEIGRAVTVVQTLARDSENINTILVTIRAIAEQTNLLALNAAIEAARAGEQGRGFAVVADEVRNLAQKTQQATQEIQQMIQQLQQGTRDVVKVMEDSQGKTDDSVQQANRAALALESITQAVSVINDMNTQIASAAEQQSAVAEDINRNVTNIGQVASEVAGGADESSQASAELTQLAEQQRRLINQFRV
- a CDS encoding SOS response-associated peptidase; translation: MCGRYALFRWSQAFAALPGFPVDQQAQWNISPGASVLIQRQIDDQLQLARARWGLTPPWLTDLSRTPAHARAETLAEQPMFREAFRLRRCLMPANGFYEWRGTARKRPYWVTPGEGASLFYAAVWEAYPVQEQVWLSCAVVTQAAMNQRRPLILDEAGQAAWLDPQTPKARLHELLASPPASLRERALAPLVNDPQLDGPQCLTPA
- a CDS encoding putative signal transducing protein; its protein translation is MRRIYEPESLIEAQMLVGMLASEGIAVHLIGADLVGAMGDLPLQGLLALAVDDEQAGYARQLIDAYNAAQPLAGDEPDACPGTLIC
- a CDS encoding CPXCG motif-containing cysteine-rich protein, yielding MLEIDFYDCPYCGERVETTVDISAGDQHYTEDCQVCCRPIVCILQVHDDEWLLEVRREDDA